A single window of Sphaerodactylus townsendi isolate TG3544 linkage group LG03, MPM_Stown_v2.3, whole genome shotgun sequence DNA harbors:
- the LOC125428664 gene encoding zinc finger and SCAN domain-containing protein 22-like, which translates to MKTEEQNQGGSKSMEGFERTWKSPQVSQRGCIREFLQRMPPQQIKEETGEGLLQRWEVQWQEFLKTMEASHSGCGVPQLLEESTPWDDAKAFLASFEQVAEACQWPKEEWVARLLPALSGEAKQAYSRLDLRDREDYGKLKAAILRGDAVSREKKRQHFRHFCYLEAEGPRGTYSRLQELCRRWLKVERHSKEQILEFLILEQFLTILPPEVQNWVREREPETCSQAVALAEDFLQRKREAERQQLQVTTPFEEVVLSFCEPQPVSSGHAYRRLHQDAEESKSGDVTVLSSKGWISLEGEERYATAESERLQPHGTSVWRGAENVTQFCPQENTPGTQQETLPMQEVDASVAFGESFQDLEEDAFQRRVHTDVWQASGNVGRISHQEISDQAESHRASPGGAAENFSWCQQVAETFEILHGAKMPQENQLRNLIGKSVCCGVHKEILDDSSRLPKPKTSPVIGTALKQNSDEEMLYQCTECSKCFAFKKHLIVHRKTHIGNTLYDCSACEKRFAWVSDLTRHQRIHTGEKPFACPLCGRQFSSHSSLINHRKTHGGERPFQCPDCGKRFVCKSHLTRHQKVHLDRKSYACSKCSKSFCQISLLILHKSTHAEEELLSQPLETLDFQPESL; encoded by the exons ATGAAAACAGAGGAGCAAAATCAAGGAGGCTCCAAAAGCATGGAGGGATTTGAGCGGACCTGGAAAAGCCCTCAGGTCAGCCAGAGAGGCTGCATCAGAGAGTTCCTGCAAAGGATGCCCCCACAACAGATCAAGGAGGAAACCGGGGAAGGTCTCCTTCAGCGCTGGGAAGTCCAGTGGCAGGAGTTTCTGAAGACCATGGAGGCTTCTCACTCAGGCTGCGGGGTCCCGCAGTTGCTGGAGGAGTCCACGCCCTGGGACGATGCCAAGGCCTTCctggcctcctttgagcaagtggCTGAAGCCTGCCAGTGGCCCAAGGAAGAGTGGGTGGCCCGTCTCCTGCCGGCCCTCAGCGGGGAAGCCAAACAGGCTTATAGCAGGCTGGATCTGCGAGACAGAGAGGATTATGGGAAATTGAAGGCAGCCATCTTGCGAGGGGATGCCGTGAGCAGAGAGAAGAAGCGCCAGCACTTCCGGCATTTCTGCTACCTGGAGGCTGAGGGGCCGAGAGGGACGTATAGCCGGCTCCAGGAACTCTGCCGTCGATGGCTGAAGGTCGAGAGGCACTCCAAAGAGCAGATTTTAGAGTTtttgatcctggagcagttcctgaccatcctcCCACCAGAGGTCCAGAACTGGGTGAGGGAACGTGAGCCAGAGACCTGCTCCCAGGCAGTGGCCCTAGCCGAGGACTTCTTGCAGAGGAAGCGAGAGGCTGAGAGGCAGCAACTGCAG GTGACGACACCATTTGAGGAGGTGGTTCTGAGCTTCTGTGAGCCGCAACCAGTGTCATCTGGCCACGCTTATCGGCGGCTGCATCAGGATGCAGAGGAGTCCAAGAGTGGAGATGTGACTGTGCTGA GCAGTAAAGGATGGATAAGCCTCGAGGGAGAGGAGAGGTATGCAACAGCAGAGTCAGAACGATTGCAACCACATGGGACATCAGTGTGGAGAGGAGCGGAGAATGTCACACAGTTCTGCCCACAGGAAAACACACCTGGGACTCAGCAGGAAACTCTCCCCATGCAGGAAGTTGATGCGTCTGTTGCATTTGGAGAATCTTTCCAGGATCTTGAAGAAGATGCATTCCAGCGAAGAGTCCACACTG ATGTTTGGCAAGCAAGTGGGAATGTTGGGAGAATCAGTCACCAGGAAATCTCAGACCAAGCAGAGTCCCACAGGGCATCtccaggaggagcagcagaaaacttttCCTGGTGCCAGCAAGTAGCTGAAACTTTTGAAATTCTTCACGGGGCAAAGATGCCACAAGAAAACCAGCTAAGGAACCTCATAGGTAAATCTGTTTGTTGTGGAGTGCACAAGGAAATCCTTGATGATAGCTCGCGACTGCCTAAACCAAAGACTTCCCCTGTGATTGGAACAGCTTTAAAACAAAACTCAGACGAGGAGATGTTATACCAGTGTACTGAGTGCAGCAAATGCTTCGCGTTCAAGAAACACCTGATCGTGCACCGGAAAACCCACATTGGGAATACCCTCTATGACTGCTCGGCATGCGAGAAGAGGTTTGCTTGGGTATCGGACCTTACCcgccatcaaagaatccacacaggagagaaacccttCGCCTGTCCACTGTGCGGCAGACAGTTCAGCTCCCACTCCAGCCTTATTAATCATAGGAAAACCCATGGAGGGGAGCGGCCATTCCAGTGCCCAGACTGCGGGAAAAGGTTTGTCTGCAAATCTCACCTCACGAGACATCAAAAAGTCCATCTCGATAGGAAATCATACGCCTGTTCCAAATGCAGCAAAAGTTTTTGTCAGATCTCACTTCTTATCCTCCACAAAAGCACGCATGCTGAAGAGGAACTCCTTTCTCAGCCCCTAGAGACACTGGACTTCCAGCCTGAATCTCTGTAA